The DNA window AACCGGTCTCGGTGTCTTCGACGCCGTTAAGGAAGTTCTCGACTCCCAGGGCAAGAAGATGGGGCCGCCCTTCGCCATCGGTGTCGACTCAGCCCAGGACTGGATCAAGCCGGGCGTCATCATAGCCAGCATGATGAAGCGCGTTGACGTCGGTGTCTACAACGCGGTTAAAGCAGCCGTCGAGGGAACCTTCAAGGGCGGCATCGTCGAGCTAGGCCTCAAGGACAAAGGTGTTGGGCTCAGCACCGTCGACGACGTTATGGCCATGTTTAACTCCCTGCCTGAGGACACCCAGAAGAAGAAGCTCCAGGAGCTCGGCTTCAACAGCAAGGAGGAGCTCCAGCAGTACCTCGAGAACACCAGGAAGCAGGTTCCCGACTGGATATGGCAGGCGGTTGACGAGCTCAAGCAGAAGATAATCAGCGGCGAGATCAAGGTTCCGGCCCCGATGGACAAGGAAGGCATTGAGAAGGTCAGGCAAGCCAAGACCTGGCAGGAGATGGAGCAGCTCGCCAGCTGATCCCTTTCTTTTCTCTTCTTCAATTTGAGGGGGGTTGGTCTGTGGGTGAGGAAAAGCGGCCGATCATCGAGATGAAGGGCATCGTTAAGGTCTATCCCGATGGAACAAGGGCTTTGAGGGGAGTTGATCTAACCGTTTATGAGGGTGAGATTCTCGGTCTTCTTGGTGAGAACGGTGCTGGAAAGACAACTCTTATGAAGATCCTCTTTGGTATGCTCAAACCGACATCAGGTAAAATCATCGTTAAGGGGGAGGAGGTTCACTTCAAAAGCCCCTCTGATGCCATAGCGAAGGGCATCGGAATGGTTCACCAGCACTTCACGCTCGTTGAGGTGTTCGATGCGCTTCACAACATAATCCTCGGAATGGAGGGGCACGGGCTGTTCTCCAAGATAGACGTCGAGAACGCGAGGAAAAAGCTCCAGAAGCTGATGGACGAGCTGAACTTCCAGGTTCCGCTCGATGTCCCCGTTGAGAACCTCCCGGTTGGAGTCCAGCAGAGGATTGAGATACTCAAGATGCTCTACAGGAACGTTGACGTCCTCATCCTCGACGAGCCGACTGCCGTTCTAACCCCCATTGAAGTCGAGGAGCTCTTCAGGGTCCTGAGACAGCTCAAGGCCGAGGGGAAGACGATAATCTTCATCAGCCACAAGCTCAACGAGGTCATGGAGATAACCGACAGGGTCACGGTAATAAGGAGGGGGGAAGTCATCGGAACGGTCAACACGAGCGAGGCGACGCCGCAACTCTTGGCGAGAATGATGGTCGGAAGGGACGTCGTCCTGAGGCTCGAAAAGCCTCCTGCACAGCCAGGAAAATCGGTGCTCCGCGTTGAGAACCTCTGGGTCAAGGGAGACAGGGGGGAGGATGCAGTTAAGGGTCTGAGCTTCGAGGTCAGGGCGGGAGAGATATTTGGAATAGCAGGTGTTGAGGGCAACGGTCAGACGGAGCTTATCGAAGCAATCACAGGGCTTAGAAAGGTCGAGAAAGGAAGGGTCTTGATTGAGGATAAGGACGTTACTGGGAAAACCCCCAAGGAGCTCTACGACTTGGGCATGGCTCACATTCCAGAGGATAGAACCCACATGGGGCTCGTTCTCGATATGACGGTCACCGAAAACTCCATCCTCGGCCTGCACTGGAGGAAAAAGTTCCAGCGGTTCAGGGGAGTGATCCACTGGGGCAAGGCGAGGGAACACGCCAAGAACCTGATAGAAAAGTTCGACATTCTCGCCCCTGGAACCGAGGCTCCAGCTAAGGCCCTCAGCGGCGGGAACCAGCAGAAGCTCATAGTGGCAAGAGAGGTCAGTAAGGAACCGATTCTAATCGTTGCATCCCAGCCTACGAGGGGTGTGGACGTTGCATCCACAGAATACATTAGAAACTACCTGATAAAGCTCAGAACTGAGGGAAAGGCCGTTCTTCTAGTCTCCGCTGACCTCGACGAGGTTCTTCAGCTGAGCGACAGGATGGGAATAATGTACGAGGGCGAGTTCATGGGCGTTGTCAAGCCTGAAGAGGTCACGATAGAGGAGATAGGTATGATGATGGGGGGCATCAGGTATGAAGAGCTCAGGAAGTGAAATCCTCAGAAAGCTCAACGTTAAGGCCTTCATCGAGAGTCTGATAGCGATCTTCGTGGGCTTTCTCATCGGAGCAATAGTAATGTACGCCTTCGGCTATAATGCGATTAAGGCCTATGAGGGCCTATTTAGGGGCGCACTCGGTTCGATAGACGGAATAGCAGCGACCTTGGACTACTCAACCCCCATAATGCTGACGGCTCTAACGTTCGCCGTGGGTACGAGGACTGGAATATTCAACATCGGCGCCGAGAGCTCCTTCTACTTCGGAGCAATAGCGGCGGTGATCTTCACCAACATCTGGGACAACATGTGGTTTGGCCTCCTCATGGGGATGCTCTTAGGAGCTCTCTGGGCACTTCCCGCGGCCCTCCTCAAGGTCTACCGCGGCGTCCACGAGGTCATCTCTACTATTATGCTGAACTGGATAGGCTGGTACTTCGTCATCTACCTCATAGTCGGTCCCTACGCTAATCCACAGGACCCCAACAAGACGATAAGAATCCCAGAGGCGGCGAGACTGCCCCTCATTGGAAACACGACCCTCTCGTGGGGCTTCATCATAGCAGTTCTGGCGGCACTCTTCACGTACTTTCTGCTCTGGCACACTGGACTCGGCTTCGGCATGCGCGTCAGCGGACAGAACCCAAGGGCAGCCGAGTACGGCGGCATAAACCCCAAGATGGCAATTATGTGGTCGTTTATAATAGGAGGGCTTGTGAGTGGTCTTGGCGGCGCAATAAAGATAATGGGCGGTTACCCCGGCTACGCGATAAGCCAGGGCGGCGCAAACATCTACGGTCTCGGTTTCGATGGAATCGGTGTGTCCCTGGTTGGCAGGAATCATCCACTCGGTATAATTCTCTCGTCAATATTCTTTGGAATGCTCAGGGCCGGCACCTCGACGATGCAGGCCACTGCCCAGGTTCCCCTTGAGATCGTCAGGGTCATCCAAGGAATTATAGTCATCACTGTTGCTATCCCCGGACTCCTCGACCTGATTAGAAAGGCCGTTGGGAGAGGATTACAATGAACGTGGCGGACATATTAAGCCCCCTCGTGATCTCGCTCATAGCAATGGTTCCCATAGTCCTCACGAGCGTCGGTGCGGCCTGGAGCGAGAGGGCCGGAGTTGTAAGCATAGGCTACGAGGGAGTCCTTCTCATGAGCGCCTTCTTCGGAGGCATATTCGCTGAGGTCAGCGGGCATGCTTCAATAGGTCTCCTTGGAGGGATCCTCGTGGGAATCCTCCTTGGAATGCTCCACGGCTTCCTCACGGTCTACCTTAAGGGCGACCATGTGATTCCGGGTATAGGCATAAACCTCCTCGCCGCTGGTGTCGTTCCCTTTGGAATCCTCGCCTACTGGGGGACGGCAGGCCAGCACCAGCTGCCCTTCAAGCTCTACCACTGGAGGACTCCCTACGGAGAGATAAGCCCGATGGTGTTCGTGACCATCGCCGTAGCGATAATTACCTGGTGGGTGCTCTTCAAGACCCCCCTGGGCTTAAGAGTGAGAGCAGTCGGTGAGAACCCGGAGGCGGCGGATGCACTCGGTATAAACGTCGAGAAGTACCGCTTCTGGTCAACGGTCTACGGCCATGCCCTAGCGGGACTTGCAGGGGCTTACATGAGCGTTGACTGGCTCGGCCTCGTGCACAAAACAATGTCTGGAGGAAGGGGCTTCATAGCGCTCGCCAACATGGTGTTCAGCAACTGGAACCCGCTGGTTTCGCTCATCAGCGGTTGGCTCTTCGGCTTCTTCGACGCACTGGCAACGTGGCTTGCTCCAAAGCACATAATCCCGGGACAGTTCATCCTGATGTTGCCCTACATAATGACCCTGATCATCGTTGCGGGAATAATAGGAAAGGCAAAGCCGCCGAAGGCCGACGGAAAACCGTACAAGAGGGAGTAATGCCCTCTACTTTTTTATTATCACTCCTAGGGCAGTTCCGAGTACTATTCCAGTAATCAGTGAAAGCAGGATGTACCGCTCTGTGTTTGCTTCTGTTTCCCTTTTGGTTTCTTTGGGCACCACTTCAACGTTTTTACCGTTGAGTGCTTCGATAACCGCCGCCGTGTTCTTCACCAGCCAGTCTGTGTAGTTGCCGGAGCTCCAGAATACGGTTATTCCAGCGAGCGGCCTTCCGCTCTTATCGGCCAGCTCCATCATGGCTCTTTTCATTTGATCCGGACTGTCGAGGCCGTACACGAGGATGTCCACTCCCTCTGCCCTTCCTAAGAGCGTATCAACGCCCTTGGCCGGGACTTCTTCTTCAGGCTTCAGGGCATCAACGGCCTTAATTCCAAGCCACTCCAGGGCGTACTGGTCGGGGGGCATCTGTATGACAGCGGTGGCGTTTGAATGAACGAAGGATTTGTATGAATCGGCTATTCCAAGAACCTTCGCTTTAAAGGTCTCAAACTGGAGCCTGTACTCGCTTTCCCTTGCCGGGTCGCTCTGGATAAGTGCCTCCTCGGTCGCCTCCGCTATTGCAATGGCGTTGTATGGGTCGAGCCAGACGCCGTGGGGGTTGTCCTTCTCGTTGTACCAGTGCTCCTTGAGGTATCTGAAGCCGTATTTTTTGTAGTCGTCCACGAGGAGTATCCTGCCGGCTATCTCGCCGTTCTCCTTCAGCTCCACCATCCTCTTCTCGACCGGAAGGTGGCCACTGGTAGTCACTATGACGCTGGCCCTCTGGACGAGTTCGACCTGCTCCGCCGTCATCTGGTAGTCGTGGGGATCGACGCCGGGCGGTATGAGAACCACCACATCGACGCCGGGAAACGCTTCCCTGACTATTGAGCCAAGAGGCCCTATCGTGGCCACTACTAGCGGCCTCTCCCCGCTGGCCATTGCTGGATGGAAGAAGAGTGAGCCTATGAGCAGTAGAACTATGATTTCCCTCTTCATTTTTTGGTCACCCTAATCCATTTTCAAAAAAACTTTTAAAACATTGTCTCCAGCTACCACGGGTGGTTGTCTTGAGAAGACTTGCTGGCTTAATAATCATGGGACTTCTGCTCTCCACCCTTCCTGCCTCTGCATACGAGGTCCATTCAAAAGTTACCGTTGAGATAAACCCAAACTCGGAGCTTCTTGGGATTCTCTACTACCTTTCCTTCGGCAACGACACCTTCGTGATAGACAGAGGGAGCTATCTTGAAGAAGTTGAGGCCTACTTCGGAAAATACCGGGATTCAGGTGCCGTTGCACTCTTGAAGAACTACTTTTCGGGTGCGAATAGTATCCCAGAGAGGGACTACCGTCTCATGATTCTCGAGTACTACCTTCTCCTATGCTCGGAACCTCCTGAGCTGAAGCCCCTCACCGAGCTGGACTATCCCTGGTTCGAGGAGGTTTTCCTGCCGGCCCTGAGGAAGTTCGCGAGGGAGAGCAACTTCATGGCCTTCTACCGCTCTCACCAGAACTACTATTGGGAAGATCTGAGGATTTACACGGGTGCGCTTTCGCTCCTTCCACCGGATAGGTTCATGGCCGAGACCACGGAGATTTCCAACGTGAGCTACCTCTTTCTCCACCCGTACCTCGTCGCTGTTCACGGCCACAGCTTCAGCCCGGTGCTCAACGGGACGCTCTACTGGGGCGCCGGCGGGATGATGCCGCTCGTCAGGAGGACGCCGCAGAGGACTGTCTGGAGCTACAAAACAGCCAGAGATACGATGTTCGGCCTTCCGCTTAACAAGGACGTGATAAACTCAACTCGCCTCGATGAGCTGATCTACCTCGGCTTCATCTACCACGAGCTCGGCCACGACGTCACCCTTCCGGCCCTTTACTCCCTCAACCTCACCGAGTACGAGTACTTCCAGGATGTCATAGAGGAGGACATGCCCTACCTGGCGCGCTACGACATACACTTCTGGAACCCCGTTGGGATGATCTACGAGGGCTTCGCAGACGCTTGGGAAGACTACGCCCTGGCCCAGCTGGACGGGAATTACACACTGCTCGAGATGTACATGCAGAAGGCCTGGGGCGAGTTCTGGATAGAGGAGCTGTTCTACAGGATGCAGGACTGCGTTGACAAGGTCAGAGTCATGGCAGTGCCAAACCTCACCGCCTGCGTTCCCTGGGCCCTCGAGTCCCTCAAGAAGTTCGTCTCACCCGAGAACGCCAGCCTGGTCTACGAGAATGAAGTTCCGGTAACGCCCCTGAGGGCCTTTGACAGGGCCGCCCAGGCCGGGAAGATAGTGATAGTCTATGGCACTCAAAATCCCGACGAAAACGGAACGGAGTACGACAGGGAGACGGCTGAGATGATAGCGGAAAACCTGCGTAAGTTCTACTCCCAGTGGCCAGGACAAGTGGATGTTGTCGTCAAAGCAGATAGCGAAGTTACAAGCGAAGACCTGAAGGAGAACCTGGTGCTCATCGGCGGCCCCGTCGCGAACTCCGTCGTGGGAAAACTGGACGGAAACTTCCCCTTCATGTTCGTTAACGTGGGCGGGAACTGGGAGCTGGCGTACACCTGCGATGCATCCGAAAACTGCACTTATAGGCCCGTGTTCTTCACAATCACTAACGAGAGCATCACAAGGAGCACCTACCTTCTAACGGACAACGCCTCGGTCATACTCACGATTAGGAACCCGTACAACCCCGAGAACTACGTGACTTGGATAGCCGGAGAGAACAGGTACCTGACGAGGCTTTATACGAACCCGACCTACTACCTCAGCAGCTATGAAGTATATGATGGAAAAGAAATCCAGATGGGATTCTACGTTCAGCCACTTTCTTCCTGAGGCTTTTCC is part of the Thermococcus stetteri genome and encodes:
- a CDS encoding DUF4932 domain-containing protein; this translates as MVVLRRLAGLIIMGLLLSTLPASAYEVHSKVTVEINPNSELLGILYYLSFGNDTFVIDRGSYLEEVEAYFGKYRDSGAVALLKNYFSGANSIPERDYRLMILEYYLLLCSEPPELKPLTELDYPWFEEVFLPALRKFARESNFMAFYRSHQNYYWEDLRIYTGALSLLPPDRFMAETTEISNVSYLFLHPYLVAVHGHSFSPVLNGTLYWGAGGMMPLVRRTPQRTVWSYKTARDTMFGLPLNKDVINSTRLDELIYLGFIYHELGHDVTLPALYSLNLTEYEYFQDVIEEDMPYLARYDIHFWNPVGMIYEGFADAWEDYALAQLDGNYTLLEMYMQKAWGEFWIEELFYRMQDCVDKVRVMAVPNLTACVPWALESLKKFVSPENASLVYENEVPVTPLRAFDRAAQAGKIVIVYGTQNPDENGTEYDRETAEMIAENLRKFYSQWPGQVDVVVKADSEVTSEDLKENLVLIGGPVANSVVGKLDGNFPFMFVNVGGNWELAYTCDASENCTYRPVFFTITNESITRSTYLLTDNASVILTIRNPYNPENYVTWIAGENRYLTRLYTNPTYYLSSYEVYDGKEIQMGFYVQPLSS
- a CDS encoding ABC transporter permease → MKSSGSEILRKLNVKAFIESLIAIFVGFLIGAIVMYAFGYNAIKAYEGLFRGALGSIDGIAATLDYSTPIMLTALTFAVGTRTGIFNIGAESSFYFGAIAAVIFTNIWDNMWFGLLMGMLLGALWALPAALLKVYRGVHEVISTIMLNWIGWYFVIYLIVGPYANPQDPNKTIRIPEAARLPLIGNTTLSWGFIIAVLAALFTYFLLWHTGLGFGMRVSGQNPRAAEYGGINPKMAIMWSFIIGGLVSGLGGAIKIMGGYPGYAISQGGANIYGLGFDGIGVSLVGRNHPLGIILSSIFFGMLRAGTSTMQATAQVPLEIVRVIQGIIVITVAIPGLLDLIRKAVGRGLQ
- a CDS encoding metal ABC transporter solute-binding protein, Zn/Mn family; this encodes MKREIIVLLLIGSLFFHPAMASGERPLVVATIGPLGSIVREAFPGVDVVVLIPPGVDPHDYQMTAEQVELVQRASVIVTTSGHLPVEKRMVELKENGEIAGRILLVDDYKKYGFRYLKEHWYNEKDNPHGVWLDPYNAIAIAEATEEALIQSDPARESEYRLQFETFKAKVLGIADSYKSFVHSNATAVIQMPPDQYALEWLGIKAVDALKPEEEVPAKGVDTLLGRAEGVDILVYGLDSPDQMKRAMMELADKSGRPLAGITVFWSSGNYTDWLVKNTAAVIEALNGKNVEVVPKETKRETEANTERYILLSLITGIVLGTALGVIIKK
- a CDS encoding ABC transporter ATP-binding protein: MKGIVKVYPDGTRALRGVDLTVYEGEILGLLGENGAGKTTLMKILFGMLKPTSGKIIVKGEEVHFKSPSDAIAKGIGMVHQHFTLVEVFDALHNIILGMEGHGLFSKIDVENARKKLQKLMDELNFQVPLDVPVENLPVGVQQRIEILKMLYRNVDVLILDEPTAVLTPIEVEELFRVLRQLKAEGKTIIFISHKLNEVMEITDRVTVIRRGEVIGTVNTSEATPQLLARMMVGRDVVLRLEKPPAQPGKSVLRVENLWVKGDRGEDAVKGLSFEVRAGEIFGIAGVEGNGQTELIEAITGLRKVEKGRVLIEDKDVTGKTPKELYDLGMAHIPEDRTHMGLVLDMTVTENSILGLHWRKKFQRFRGVIHWGKAREHAKNLIEKFDILAPGTEAPAKALSGGNQQKLIVAREVSKEPILIVASQPTRGVDVASTEYIRNYLIKLRTEGKAVLLVSADLDEVLQLSDRMGIMYEGEFMGVVKPEEVTIEEIGMMMGGIRYEELRK
- a CDS encoding ABC transporter permease, giving the protein MNVADILSPLVISLIAMVPIVLTSVGAAWSERAGVVSIGYEGVLLMSAFFGGIFAEVSGHASIGLLGGILVGILLGMLHGFLTVYLKGDHVIPGIGINLLAAGVVPFGILAYWGTAGQHQLPFKLYHWRTPYGEISPMVFVTIAVAIITWWVLFKTPLGLRVRAVGENPEAADALGINVEKYRFWSTVYGHALAGLAGAYMSVDWLGLVHKTMSGGRGFIALANMVFSNWNPLVSLISGWLFGFFDALATWLAPKHIIPGQFILMLPYIMTLIIVAGIIGKAKPPKADGKPYKRE